AACGGCGCCGTGGCCGATCAAACGCTGGGCAGTCGCAAGGTGACTCCCTCCTACGGACTTAATCCGTACTTCGACTTTAAGTTTATATCTGACAGCCCCGTTGGAGCCTTCATCGGTTTCGGAGCCGATATAGGCAGCCAGGAAAGCAAGTCGACCGCTTATTCAGCCCCTCTGACCCCCGGCTACTTCAGCTATAGCGAGCAGACTTACAGTATTGAAGAAACAAACTTCAGCCTCTATTTCGGTCCATCCTTCACGATCGACAAAAAGTTTTACATCCTGCCCTCGGTCGGCTATCGCTATCACGAGATTCAGGGCACAAACAGTGTGCTCGATTACTGGTACAATTCGATCGCAGGCGTCGGCGCGACGCAGATAAACGATAATACGATGAAAGGCAAAGCGAAAGGGACGACTCTCGGCCTGGACTTTCGTTACAAGATCAGTCGGCTGTACGAGGTATATGGCGGCTATACCTACAACTACTCTGTAAGCGGTTTCATGAACTGGGACGAACTGACGGGCCCGTCAGGCTCCTCAAGCAGCTCCGGTGGATCAGGCGGATCTTCGAGCCTGAATCCACACAACGGTCTCGGCGTTTACAACTATCAAATCGGCGGAATGACCATTCCCTTTCTTACGATTCCCGTGCTTCCTTCGTCCGGGTACATTCTGAAAGGAGGCACCTACACATACGGAATCCGCTACAACATGACACGCGGTTCTTATATTAGAATCGGAATCGAAAGCGAACGTACTCTCGTTACGTATGACGGATACATGCGTCATCAATTCGGATTAGGCGGCCCCTTTATCACGCTGCTTGACGACGACCTGCTGACGGACTATCTGATCTATAACAAGCAGAGACGGCGCTTTTCAGATTCCATCGTTTTTGCCATCGGCGCTATCTTCTGATTTCACATCAGCGGGACTTTATTCTCTTCAAAGCGGCTCTCGATTCCGAACCGCTTCTGTGAATCCACGTCAAGCAGTTCTTCAACGGCCACCCTGCCCAGGGCGGCAAAAAGAGACTGCTTGACGACCGGATAACGCTTCTCCAGATCGACAAGAAGATCGGCCACCTCCTTGCGTTTCAGGCCTTCCTGTGAACCGCAGAGATTACATGGCAGCAGCTTCCATCCGGAAAGAGAAACATACTCACGAATCCACTCCTCGTGCACGGAGGTCAGAGGACGGATCACGCGTAGATCATTGTCGCGGATCGTGTAAACGGCCGGCATGCCCCCAAGCTTGCCGGCGAACATAGCGTTGAGAAGAAAGGTGTGGATCATATCCTCCCTGTGATGCCCGAGAGCGATGACGTTACAGTCTCGCTCACGCGCAAGTCGGTATAGGATGCCCCGACGCAGGCGACTGCAGACGGCGCAATAAGTCTTACCGGGAGCGGTTTTCTCAAGAACGATATCGTAGGTATTCTGGTGCTCGATATGATACGGAACCGCCCATGCCTCAAGCTGCTCGATAAGCGGCGCAGCATCGTATCCGGGCTGCCCCTGGTCGACGTTTACGGCCAGAAGATCAAAATGTACCGGAGCCTTCTTCTGAAAATCAAGAAGCATGCGTAAAAGGAGCAGACTGTCCTTGCCGCCACTCACAGCAACGAGGATGCGATCGCCTTCTCGAATCATATCGAAACGATCGATCGTTTTTCCCATCTCACGGTTGATCTTTGAATAAAGTGCCTCAAGCGCCGCCATGCCTCCGCTTTTTCATACTCGGGCATCCGGTCGCTCATTTTTCTGATGCTCTGATACAGGAATACCAGGACAATCTACCACAGAGGTCGCAGAGAACACGGAGAAGAAGCCATAAGAGTTTAAACCAGTAGAGTAGAGAGGGTGCCGGAAGCCCGGCAGCCCTCCCCCTCGTCAAACCGGACGTGCAGATTTCCCGCATCCGGCTTTCCCGAAAACAGACCATCCCAGAGCGTATTCATTTGAGATAGAGCAGTCCCATTTTGCTTATCTGGGAGTAGAAGCTCACACCATTCGGCGGGCGAAAACCACGCTGACTTCTTCTCTTTAAATGCACTGTTAAGCGATGAACTGTATAGGAGTTGACTTTTCTAAAGGAAGCCGCTGGATAACCGAAGCGAAAATAATTTGACCAGCCGACAAGGGTTCTGTTGATACCGCCTATCATCTCATCAATAGGTTGATAGCACATCTTCTTGCCCGTCATGATCTTAAGCCTATCCCGCATCCGCTGCACGGCTTTCTTAGAGGGTAACACATTCAAATAGTCTCGATTTCTGCCCTTGAGATCGCGATCAAACCGAAAGGTAAACCCGAGAAAATCCAGACTCGCTTTCTTCTCCTTCAAGTTGACTGTCTTCGTCTTGTCACGATTGATCTTAAGACCCATGCGGGCTTCAATGAATCCCTCAACAAAATCGGTGAGGCGATCCGATTGATACCGGGCCAACACGACAAAGTCATCCGCATAACGAACAAGTTTTGCGTTGGCCCACACAGCGGGTCCGTTACGACCATGAAACACCTTATCGAAGTAATGTAGAAACAGGTTCGCGAGCAGCGGGGAGATCACTCCCCCCTGAGGCGTTCCCTGTTTCGATCTTGCGATGCGTGGTGGACTCCCTTTATCGTCGGGGGGTTCAACCACAGGCGTCTTCAACCACATCCGGATCAGTCGCAAGACCGACCTGTCACTGATTCTCTGCTCAACGCAGAGAATCAGTTTGTCATGTGGGATGGAATCGAAGTATCCTTTGAGATCAGCATCATATACAGCCTGAAAACCCGACAGAATATGACTTCTGATTTCTGCGAGCGCTGTATGTGCAGATCTTTTCGGTCTGAACCCGTAGGAACAGTCGAGAAAATCAGCCTCATAGATAGGCTCGATAATCAGGAGAGTCGCCATTTGCACGACTCGGTCTTTAATCGTCGGAATGCCAAGAGGACGGCGTCTTCCATCCGGCTTCGCAATATACTTCCTGCGGACCGGGCTTGGTCTGTACGTCTTCTCTTTCAGTTCCTTCTGTATCGATTCAAGAAATGCTTTCGCACCTCCTTTGCTGTTCTCAATTTGTTTGAAGGTTATCCCGTCAACGCCGGGAGAACCGCGATTCGCTTTCACTCGTGAATACGCCGCCTCCAGAACGTCCATCCTGAAGATACGATCATAAAGCACGTAAAATTTGAAGCGTGGTTCGTTCCTCGCCTTGTGATAGAGTTTCGATCTCAAAAGAGCGAGCTTCTCGGAAAGTCCCTTCTGGTTAAGCGGTATCGCTGCCTCAGTTCCCTTTCCTTCTTCCGTAGAGGATGTTTCCATCAAGCGGTCTTACTCCTTTTCTTATCCAAACTTGTTTTCGGCAGAGTCCCTTCGCTCCACCGGAATTACCCGACTTCCTCGCTACTATGGACTCCTCCGACTCCCGATGAGGATGAGTCACAGTTATGGATTCCTGTCACTCGTTGCCGAATCCCTCACCGGGCCTCCCAGGTTCCTCATGTCTTCCTTCTGCAAGTGCTATCCGCTCTGACCCCGAGCAGCCAGTCGGGTGCTAACCATTGCTTCCCCGACCGTGTCAGGCTTCACCAACTCCGAGAGGCTGGCCGCTGCTAATGGTGTAACGAGGCTCATGTCGGTTCACTTTTGTTACGGCCCTTACATTTGATCCGCGTGGCTTCACCCAAATGGATTACTCCAGCAGATGCACGCTTCACTACCCGCCGAATGGCTAATTGCGGGGTGGGTACCTTTCAACCCACGGGAGAACACAGGCTTATCCTGGCGCACCGGAGGCACGGAGAAAATCCCCGGAATTTCTTTCGCGATTTTTGCGTCTTTCGCGGTCAAGAATGTCTTCCTCGTCTCTCCGCGATCTCAGAGCCCTCCGCGGTTAACTCTCTTTGCCACGATTACGCGAGAAAACTCAAAAAATTCTACCACAGAGGCCACAGGGGACACTGAGAAGAGCAGAGAGAGGGTTGTCGAAATGGACCGCGTTAAATTTTCCGGTCTTTTCCTTTTCCGCGCTTTCCGCGTATTTCGTGGACTCAAAAACCCTTACTCTTCTCTCTGTCTTCCCCCGTGTCTCCGTGGTTATTCTTTCTTTTCTTTCTATCCAGTGCAGAAAAAATCTAAGAGTTTGAACCACGGAGGCACGGAGCAAAACCGATAGGAGGGTTTTGATTGATTTAAATTTAACTTTGTCTTATTAAGACTGGCGTCCCATGAAGAATTCCGAAAAATCATGTTGACCGCGAAAAGCGCGAAATGCGCGAAAACGATCCGGAAAGCTTTCGGTTTCTGAGCCTTTCCTCTCCGCTCCCTCTGATCCCTCTGATCCCTCGGCTGTTAACCTTCCCCCAGCAATGCAAAAAAAACCACCAGAGAGAGCACAGTATGAGGATTATAGAAATCTGTGTCGTTATAGTCTCTTCTCTTTTCTTCTTTCGCGTTTTCGTGGACAAAAAACTCTTACTCTTCTGTCTGTCTTCCCCCGTGTCTCCGTGGTTATTCTTTCTTCTCTTTCTATCCAATACAGGAAAACCATACGACCCTGAACCACGGAGGCGCGGAGAAAATCCCGGGTTTGCTTTCGCGCCTTTCGCGTATTTCGCGAACCCAAAAACTCTCTCTTCTTCTCTCCCCTCCGCGAACTCAGAGGCCTCCGCGGTTAAACCTCTCCGCTGCGACAATGCTGCGAGAAACACCAGAAGAATCTACCACAGAGGTCACAGAGAACACGGAGAAGAAGCCATAAGAGTTTAAACACGGAAGCCACGGAGAAAATCACGGATTTGCTTTCGCGCTTTTCGCGTATTTCGTGGACAAAAAAACTCTCTCTCTTTCGCTCTTCCTCCGCGACCTCAGAGGCCTCCGCGGTTAAACCTCTCCGCTGTGACGATGCGAGAAAACCCAGAAGAATCTACCGCTGAGGTCGCAGAGAACACGGAGAAAACCCTAAGAGGGTAAACCACGGAGGCACGGA
This region of Leptonema illini DSM 21528 genomic DNA includes:
- the ttcA gene encoding tRNA 2-thiocytidine(32) synthetase TtcA, yielding MAALEALYSKINREMGKTIDRFDMIREGDRILVAVSGGKDSLLLLRMLLDFQKKAPVHFDLLAVNVDQGQPGYDAAPLIEQLEAWAVPYHIEHQNTYDIVLEKTAPGKTYCAVCSRLRRGILYRLARERDCNVIALGHHREDMIHTFLLNAMFAGKLGGMPAVYTIRDNDLRVIRPLTSVHEEWIREYVSLSGWKLLPCNLCGSQEGLKRKEVADLLVDLEKRYPVVKQSLFAALGRVAVEELLDVDSQKRFGIESRFEENKVPLM
- the ltrA gene encoding group II intron reverse transcriptase/maturase, whose protein sequence is METSSTEEGKGTEAAIPLNQKGLSEKLALLRSKLYHKARNEPRFKFYVLYDRIFRMDVLEAAYSRVKANRGSPGVDGITFKQIENSKGGAKAFLESIQKELKEKTYRPSPVRRKYIAKPDGRRRPLGIPTIKDRVVQMATLLIIEPIYEADFLDCSYGFRPKRSAHTALAEIRSHILSGFQAVYDADLKGYFDSIPHDKLILCVEQRISDRSVLRLIRMWLKTPVVEPPDDKGSPPRIARSKQGTPQGGVISPLLANLFLHYFDKVFHGRNGPAVWANAKLVRYADDFVVLARYQSDRLTDFVEGFIEARMGLKINRDKTKTVNLKEKKASLDFLGFTFRFDRDLKGRNRDYLNVLPSKKAVQRMRDRLKIMTGKKMCYQPIDEMIGGINRTLVGWSNYFRFGYPAASFRKVNSYTVHRLTVHLKRRSQRGFRPPNGVSFYSQISKMGLLYLK